The Pseudomonas viciae genomic interval GCTGCCCCAGACAGCTGGAGCGATGAGCCTGGGGAGGCGAATTGGTTCCATAAATTAACGCCGGACCACGCAAAATGCAGGATGCACGATGGGCATTCATGCAAGATGCACGAAAGCAAAAATGCAACGAATCATTAACTAACTGTTTTTAAAGGATTTTTTAGAAGCGCCAAGGCTGGCACAGACACTGCAACTACCCCTCCACGGTTTGCCATCAAAACCATGGAGCAGTCAAATATGAACATGATTCAAGAAAAGTTTTCGTCCCTGTTTTCCAACTACGAAGTGACGACGCAGGCTCGCCCGGATGGCGGCATTCTGCTGACATTGCGCAATAGCGAAGGCAAACAGTTGAAGCGCTCGATTTCCTACGCGCAGTTGCACGCCGGAGACCAATTGTCCTGGGTGATCAGTGCAATCCGTCGCGACCTGGCTGAGCAGGCCAGCGAATTGCCACAGATTACCCTGCTGCAAAGCCAGCATCGCTTCGCTCTGCCGACTTATCACAGCGCTTGATCCTTCTGTGGGAGCGGGCTTGCTCGCTCCCACAATCCATCACCTGACTTCGTGTGGTAGCTTGCGGACTTCAAAAGTCTGCCGGCTCGATCCGCGCAAAACTGTCCACCGTGACATGCCCCGCCAGCTCACCGCCCTCCCGGGCCAACCCGCAGGTCGCCATACCCGCATCGCGAGCCGCATCCAGTTCCTGGACGATGTCAGACAGAAACAGAATCTCCCCCGGCGCAACGCCCACCGCCGCGCTGATGCGCTGGTAGGACTGCACGTCCCGCTTGGGTCCCGACGTGGTGTCAAAATACCCGCTGAACAACGGCGACAGATCACCGGCCTCGGAACAACCGAAAATCAGCTTCTGCGCCTGGATCGAGCCCGAGGAATAAACAAACAGCTGGAAACCTTGCTGGTGCCAGCGCTGAAGTGCCTGCACGGCGTCCGGGTACACGTGACCTTTCAATTGCCCGGCGTGATACCCCTGCTCCCAGACCATGCCCTGCAACGCCTTGAGCGGCGTGGCTTTGCGGTCTTCGGCGATCCAGCCCAACAGAATTGCGATGATTCGCTCGACGTCAGCCTCCGGCTCAGCGCTGTCCTGACGCACGGCAGCCAGTTGTTCGGCCACGTCAGCGCGGTCGGCGTTCTGCCGGACGAAATCCGGCAAATGCCTGGCGGCATAGGGAAACAGCACGTCGAACACGAAACTCACCGCGCTGGTGGTGCCTTCGATGTCGGTAAGGATGGCTTTGATTGGCACGGGCTCAGTCCTCCAGGCGCGGGAAGCGGCTGGCGATGTCATCACCGGTAAACTTCGCGACCCAGCCTTCCGGGTTATTGAACAGGCGAATGGCCACAAAATGCGGATGCTCGCCCATGTCGAACCAGTGCGGCGTACCGGCAGGTACCGAGATCAGATCGTTCTTTTCGCAGAGCACGGCGTAGACATAATCGTCGATGTGCAGGGTAAACAAGCCACGACCTGCGACGAAAAATCGTACTTCGTCTTCACCATGGCGGTGCTCATCAAGGAACTTGGCCCGCAGCTCGGCTTTTTGCGGGTGATCGCTGTTGAGGCTGATGACATCGACGGTGACGTAGCCCCGCTCAGTCATCAAGCGGTCGATCTGGGCCTGGTAGGCGGCGATGACTTCGTCCTGGCTGGCGCCGGGCTGGATTTTTGTCGCAGCTTCCCAGCGGTCGAAACGCACGCCCTTTTCGGCCAAGGTCGAGGCGATGTCTTCGAAATGGGTCAGCACCTTGTTCGGGATGTCAGGGCTTGAGACGTGGTAGACGGACAGGCTGCTCATGGCTATGGCTCCAGCAAATTAACGGTTCAGGAGTGCGCGGGTCTTGAGTTCGCACTCGAACAGGAACTCGAACGCTTCGATCTGGCGCAGTGCATCGTTCATGTACGGCCCCCAGGTATACAGGCCGTGGCCGCGAATAAGGTAGCCGACACAATCGGGATGCGCCTCCAGCCAGGGCTGCACTTGGGCGGCCAGGCGCGCGATGTCCTGGTCATTGTCGAAAATCGGCACACGGACCCGGGATTCGTGGGTCGAAACGCCGCTGAAGGCTTTTTGCAATTCATAGTCTTCAAAGTCGATGAAGGCTGCGTTTGTCAGGCGTGACAACACCGTGGCATTCACCGAGTGGGTGTGCAGCACCGCCCCGATCTCCGGCCGCCAGCGATACAGCTGGGTGTGCAGCAGGGTTTCGGCGGACGGTTGCTTGCCCCGCTCCAGACTGTTGCCGTCCAGGTCAGTGGCCAGCACATCGTCGAGCCCCAGTTGCCCCTTGTGCTTGCCGGACACGGTCAGCAAGGCCTGGTCAGGGGCAAGTCGGGTCGAATAGTTGCTGCTGGTGGCCGGGGACCAGCCGCGGCCATACAAAAAACGCCCGGCGTCGATGATTTCCCGGGCGAGCTGTTCACGGGTAAGGCTCATGGCCTGTCCTCTTGCATACGTGTGGCAATGATAACGGCTGCAGCGAAGGCTGCGACGCTGGCGATGCTGAAAGTCCAAGTGGCGCCCAGGGCATTCCAGCTGTAGCCGGAATACAACGCACCCAACGCCCCGCCCGTGCCAGCCAGCGCCGCGTACAGCGCCTGGCCCTGGCCTTGCTGGCGTGGTCCGAAGCTACGTTGCACGAAATGAATGGCAGCCGCGTGAAAGCTGCCAAAGGTCGCCGCGTGCAACACCTGGGCAAACAGCAGCACCCAGAGAAACTCAGCCAGTGAACCCAGCAGCAGCCAGCGCAGCGCCGCCAGCAGGAAACTCGCCAGCAGGACCCGGCGCACGGAAAACCGTGCCAGGATCCGGCTCATCAACAGGAATATCAGCACTTCCGCCACCACCCCGACGGCCCAGAGCAGGCCGATCAACCCGCGGCTGTAGCCCAGGTGCTCAAGGTGCAGCGTCAGAAACGTATAATACGGCCCATGGCTGACCTGCATCAGGCCCACGCACGCGTAGAACGCCAGCACACCGGGGTTGCGCAGTTGCCGCAAAAAGCCGTCCCCCGCCACTCGCGGTCCCTGCACCGGCTGGGCGTTGGGCACCCAGAAACTGGCGAACACGATGCCGGCCATGATCAGCACCAAGGCTTGCGGATAAATGTCCAGGCTCAGCCATTCGAACAATCGCCCCAGCAGCACCACAGTGATGATGAAGCCAATGGAACCCCACAGGCGCACCTGGCTGTAGCGCGAGGCCTGCCCACTCAAGTGGGCCAGGGTGATGACTTCGAATTGCGGCAGCACCGCGTGCCAGAAGAACGCGTGCAGCGCCATGACCATCGCCAGCCAGGCATAGCTTTTATCGATGAAGATCAGCGAGAAGGTCAACAGCGTGCAGATCGCGCCAAAGCGCACGATCGCCAGGCGTCGGCCGGTGTAATCCCCCAGCCAGCCCCAGACGTTCGGCGCCACGCAGCGCATCAGCATGGGAATCGCCACCAGCTCGCCGATGCGCGCCGCGCTAAACCCCAGATGATCGAAATACAGCGCCAGGAACGGCGCCGTCGAACCGAGCAGCGCGAAATAGAACAGATAAAAACTGGAGAGCCGCCAGTACGGCAGTGCCGCCATGGTCGTCAGGCCACGGCGGTCGGCAGGTCAGCCATCAAAGCTGACCCAGCACCGGAGTGCCGACCTGCACATCGGCGTTCTGGCCGCGATGACGCAACAGATGATCCATCAACACGATCGCCATCATCGCCTCGGCGATTGGCGTGGCGCGGATACCAACACACGGATCGTGACGCCCCTTGGTGATGACCTCCACCGGGTTGCCATGGATGTCGATGGAGCGGCCCGGCGTGGTGATGCTGGACGTCGGCTTCAAGGCCAGGTGCGCCACGATCGGCTGGCCCGAGGAAATGCCACCGAGGATGCCGCCAGCATTGTTGCTGAGGAAACCTTGCGGGGTCAGTTCGTCGCGGTGTTCAGTACCGCGTTGGGCGACACAGGCGAAGCCGGCACCGATTTCCACACCCTTCACCGCATTGATGCTCATCAGCGCGTGGGCCAGTTCGGCGTCGAGGCGATCGAAGATCGGCTCGCCAAGGCCGGGCATCACGCCTTCGGCCACCACGGTGATCTTCGCGCCGACCGAATCCTGGTCCCGGCGCAGTTGGTCCATATAGGCCTCAAGCTCCGGCACCTTGTCCGCGTCGGGGCAGAAGAAAGCGTTCTGTTCCACCGAGTCCCAGGTCTTGAAGGGAATTTCGATAGGGCCCAGCTGGCTCATGTAGCCACGAATCACGATGCCCTGGCTGGCCAGGTATTTCTTGGCTATCGCTCCGGCCGCCACGCGCATGGCGGTTTCCCGGGCCGAACTGCGCCCGCCGCCACGGTAGTCGCGCTCGCCGTATTTGTGGTGGTAGGTGTAGTCGGCGTGGGCCGGGCGAAACAGATCCTTGATAGCCGAGTAGTCCTTGGACTTCTGGTCGGTGTTGCGGATCAGCAGGCCGATGGCGCAGCCGGTGGTGCGCCCTTCGAACACGCCGGAGAGAATTTCGACTTCATCGGCTTCCTGGCGCTGGGTGGTGTGGCGGCTGGTACCGGGCTTGCGGCGGTCCAGGTCACGCTGCAGATCGTCCAGGGAAATCTCCAGGCCCGGCGGGCAGCCGTCGACAATGGCGACCAACGCCGGACCATGGCTTTCGCCCGCGGTGGTGACAGTGAACAGCTTGCCGTAGGTATTGCCGGACATGCAGGGTGCTCCGTGAAATCGCTGAGAGACTCAACCTTGGATTCGTAATGGCCGCCAGTATACGCAGGCTCCCCAAGTAGTTCATCCTCGAACCTTATCGGTGCCCGCCAGTCCAACCGGCACCTTCGTAACTAATGGCGTGATGATGTTAAAGCTGCTTGCCTTGTGCCTTACCCTCTTTACCGGCCTGGCCCAGGCCACGGTTTTGCAACGTCCCATCAGCCTCGATACCGGCAGCGGTGAGCTTTTCGGCTCGCTGTTGCTGCCCAAATCCGACACGCCGGTGCCGGTTGTCCTGATCATTTCCGGTTCCGGTCCTACGGATCGCGACGGAAACAACCCCGAAGGTGGGCGCAACGACAGCCTCAAGCGCCTGGCCTGGGTGCTGGCCAAACACAACATCGCCAGCGTGCGCTATGACAAACGCGGCGTGGCCGCCAGCCTCGCGGCGACACCGGACGAACGCAACCTGAGCGTCGACGCCTATGTGGCCGATGCCGTGGCCTGGAGCCGCAAACTCGCCGCCGACCCACGGCTGGGTCCATTGATTATCCTGGGTCACAGCGAAGGCGCACTGATCGCCAGCCTCGCCGCGCCCCAGGCCAACGCGGCGGCGGTGATTTCGCTGTCCGGCAGCGCCCGGCCGATCGACCAGGTGCTGCGTCAACAATTAAGCAACCGCCTGCCACCGCCGCTGATGTTGCGCAGCAACGAACTGCTCGACAGCCTAAAGACCGGTCGGCTCGACGACAACGTACCGGCACAGCTGCAGGTCATTTTCCGCCCCAGCGTACAGCCCTACCTGATCTCGTTGTTCCGCCAGGACCCGGCCCGCGCCTTTGCGGCATTGAAGATGCCGGCCTTGATCATCCAGGGCAGCAACGATATCCAGGTCAGCGTCGATGACGCCAGACAATTGAAAGCCGCCAAGCCCGACGCTGAATTGGCGCTGATCGAGGGTATGAATCACGTGATGCGTATCGTGCCCAACGACATGAAACGGCAACTGGCCTCCTACAAGGATCCCAACCTGCCCCTGGCGGCCGAGCTTGGTGCGCGAATTCTGCGTTTTATTGACTCGTTAGCCGCCCGTTGAGCGGTTTTAGTGGCAACTGGCCCTCCAGTCCTGGAAAAAACGGCCGATAGCCCGGTGTCGGGCAGCGCTATGGCTGCCGACCAGCCGGCCTGGACAGGATTTTTGCCGTTATGACTGAAACTGAAACTTCCCCCAACACCGCTGCCGAAGCCCCCGCCTCGTCTGCGGTGGAACTGCCTTGGGCCGACGTGCATACCGAACATCACAAGATGCTCCGGCTGGCGCCGCTCAAGACTGACCGCGCCACCGGTGCGCGGCCGTTGCGGTTTGTCGAGTTCAGCTATGCCGAGCGCCACAGCAAGGAACGCAGCCTGCTGCGCATGAGCATCCAGTTGCCGAACCAGCGCGTGCGCAAGGAACAGAATCACCTGGACGTCTGGGCCGACCACGTCGAGAAACGCCTGTTTTTTTCTCCGGACAATCTGCAAGTCGAGCCGTCCAACCGTGGCATCGGCCGTTTCCTGGCGGCCCAGGGCATTACCTGGGCCAAGAAACGCTGGTCGGCCTACCAGGTGCACGGCACCGACCTGGATAACAAGGACGCCCTGAACGAAGACACTCGCCTGCGCCGCGATCGCTTTCTCAAGGCCCAGGGTTTCGAGGTGGTCTACGCCGACGCCCAGCACCTCAAGGGCAGCGTCAAGCCAACCCACGTTGGCGATCTGCTCGGGGACTGGAATACCGAGAAGCTGCAGTTCGTGGAAATCCTTGAAGCGGCGCAGATGCTGCAACAGGCCGAGCAGAACCTGGCGGAACAGGAAGTCAAACTCAAGCAGCAGGAAGAGAAGGTCACCAAGTTCAAGCGCGAAGACGCCGGCCTGCGCTTCACCATCACCTGCCTGGTGGCCTTTGCCATGTTCCAGGCGGGGTTGCTGATCTGGATTGCGACGCGGCATTGATTGCTGCTGCAAGTTGCCTGACACACACTTGTGGCGAGGGGATTTATCCCCTCGCCACAAGGACAGTTCCGTCAGGTCACTCGGCTCAAACCCGCGAAGCAAACAACCCCTGATGCTGGCGGCACTGCTCGGCACTGAGCATGAACACCCCATGCCCGCCGCGTTCGAAGTCCAGCCAGGCGAAATCGACTTCCGGGTACAACGCCTCGACGTGAACCTGGCTGTTGCCCACCTCGACAATCAACAACCCCTTCTCGGTCAGATGATCGGCCGCTTCGGCGAGCATCCGGCGAACCAGGTTCAAGCCGTCATCGCCGCAAGCCAGGCCCAGCTCCGGCTCGTGTTGGTATTCCTGCGGCATGTCGGCGAAATCTTCCGCATCGACATAAGGCGGGTTCGACACGATCAGGTCGAAACGTTGTCCCGGCAACCCCTCGAAGCCGTCGCCCTGGACGGTGAATACGCGCTCATCGACGCCGTGGCGCTCGATGTTCTGGTTGGCCACTTCCAGCGCTTCGAACGACAGGTCGGCCAGCACCACTTCGGCCTCGGGAAACTCAAACGCACAGGCGATACCGATGCAGCCGGAACCGGTGCAGAGGTCGAGAATCCGCGCAGGTTCCTGGCCCAACCACGGCTCGAAACGCTTTTCGATCAACTCACCAATGGGCGAACGCGGAATGAGCACACGCTCGTCGACGATGAACGACATCCCGCAGAACCACGCCTCACCTAACAGATACGCCGCCGGGATACGTTCTGCGATACGCCGGCGCAGCAAACGCTGCACATGGACCAGCTCTTCGTCTTCAAGACGGCAGTCCAAATAGCTATCGGCAATTTCCCACGGCAGGTGCAACGCGCCCAACACCAGTTGCCGGGCTTCGTCCCAGGCATTGTCGGTGCCATGACCAAAAAACAGATCCTCCCCATGGAAACGGCTGACGGCCCAACGGATATGGTCGCGCAGGGTACGAAGGCGGGAAGTGATCACGGCGGCAAACTCCAGAAAAATCGACGGGAGAGTCTACCAGCCAAACACGCCCCCACCAAAACGCACCCCAAAGACGAAAGAAAAGCTCCGGAACAAACGTAGGATTTATCCGTTTTTTGCCCTACCCATTGAACAAGAGGAGCATCTTGACAAGGCTGTAGGCCAGCAACGGCGGCCCTTGCGATGGAAGCGATTCACAGAACCGCTCAGCCAGAGGACAATGTCGCAAAAGCCCCACTCGAAGGAGCCCCAGAATGTCCGTTCCAAAAACGATGTTTCAACTCAGTGGCCGTGGTTATGCGGCGGCCAATCTGAGTCAAGCGACCTTGATCATCATCGATGCCCAGAAAGAATACCTCGCCGGTCCCCTGGCCCTGAGTGGCATGGATGCAGCAGTCGCGAACATCAAGCAATTGCTCGGCGCGGCCCGTGCAGCCGGTCGGCCGATCGTGCATGTGCGCCACCTGGGCACCCATGGCGGGCTGTTCGATCCACAGGGCGAACGCGGGGAGTTCATTGCAGGCCTTGAGCCCTTGGGTGACGAAACCGTGATCGAAAAACTGCTGCCCAGCGCGTTCCACGGCACCGAGTTGAAAAAACGCCTGGAAGACCTCGGCCCCCTGGACCTGATCGTCTGTGGGTTCATGAGCCACTCCAGCGTCAGCACCACCGTGCGCGCCGCCAAGAACCTGGGCTTTCGCTGCACCCTGGTGGAAGACGCCTGCGCCACCCGGGATCTGCCGCACAAGGGCGGCGTACTCAGTGCCGAACATGTGCACCAGACCGAAATGGCAATCATGGCGGACAACTTCGCCACCCTGGCCCTGACCCGCGACTTCACCTGATCGCGTCTCGATGAGCGGCCCGTTCCGCCGCTCATCCGCAAAAGCCTCTCATTTGCCATACTGTCAGGAACAACCCGAACATCTTCCGGTCGAAGGGCCGATACCCATTGAGGAAGGTCGGAATGAAGTTATCCGATGGTTTTGACGCACGTCGCTTGCGGCCCAAAGGTCCAAGCAACTGGCGCTTGCGTTTCGGCGCGGCGCTCGCGGCGCTCCTGGCAACGTTCGGTGTTCTGCTGGCCATGGCCGGTGCCGCCAGCCTGCTGGGCCGCCCGCCGGCATTGGGCGAGTTGAACGCCACCCCACTCGGCTCGGCGATTATTCTGGCAGTAGGGCTTCTCGTATTGTGGCTGGGTGTCTGGCTCTGGCGCCGCTGCCGCCGTCGCGCCCGCCAATCCCTGGAGCTGGCCATGGCTCCACATCTGATGAAAAAGCACGACTGACCCCCTATCCGACGTTTTGTCGCGCCCGATCTCCCCGGAGTTGGGTAAACTGGCCGGCCTTCGCGGAGGCTGACATGCAAGACGACGACTTTTCCCTGTTCAAAAGTGCGATCCAGGGCGTAAAACCGATCAAGCACGATCGCGCCGAGACCGGCAAACCCAAGGCCGATCGCGCACAGATCGCCAAGCTGCGCCAGGCCGCCACCGTGCGCACCGACGCCACCACCGTGGATGGCCTGTCCGATCAGTTCGTGATCGACGTAGGCCCTGAAGACGAGTTGATGTGGGCGCGCGACGGCGTCCAGGAAAGCCAGATGCGCAAGCTGAAGGTTGGCCAGATCCCCTTCGAAGGCAGCCTCGACCTGCACGGCATGACCGTCGAAAAGGCCCGGGAAACCCTCTGGGCCTTCCTGGCCGAAGCCACCAAATTCGAAATCCGCTGCGTGCGCGTCA includes:
- a CDS encoding DUF3509 domain-containing protein gives rise to the protein MNMIQEKFSSLFSNYEVTTQARPDGGILLTLRNSEGKQLKRSISYAQLHAGDQLSWVISAIRRDLAEQASELPQITLLQSQHRFALPTYHSA
- the mtnC gene encoding acireductone synthase, which codes for MPIKAILTDIEGTTSAVSFVFDVLFPYAARHLPDFVRQNADRADVAEQLAAVRQDSAEPEADVERIIAILLGWIAEDRKATPLKALQGMVWEQGYHAGQLKGHVYPDAVQALQRWHQQGFQLFVYSSGSIQAQKLIFGCSEAGDLSPLFSGYFDTTSGPKRDVQSYQRISAAVGVAPGEILFLSDIVQELDAARDAGMATCGLAREGGELAGHVTVDSFARIEPADF
- a CDS encoding 1,2-dihydroxy-3-keto-5-methylthiopentene dioxygenase produces the protein MSSLSVYHVSSPDIPNKVLTHFEDIASTLAEKGVRFDRWEAATKIQPGASQDEVIAAYQAQIDRLMTERGYVTVDVISLNSDHPQKAELRAKFLDEHRHGEDEVRFFVAGRGLFTLHIDDYVYAVLCEKNDLISVPAGTPHWFDMGEHPHFVAIRLFNNPEGWVAKFTGDDIASRFPRLED
- a CDS encoding methylthioribulose 1-phosphate dehydratase yields the protein MSLTREQLAREIIDAGRFLYGRGWSPATSSNYSTRLAPDQALLTVSGKHKGQLGLDDVLATDLDGNSLERGKQPSAETLLHTQLYRWRPEIGAVLHTHSVNATVLSRLTNAAFIDFEDYELQKAFSGVSTHESRVRVPIFDNDQDIARLAAQVQPWLEAHPDCVGYLIRGHGLYTWGPYMNDALRQIEAFEFLFECELKTRALLNR
- a CDS encoding MFS transporter; its protein translation is MAALPYWRLSSFYLFYFALLGSTAPFLALYFDHLGFSAARIGELVAIPMLMRCVAPNVWGWLGDYTGRRLAIVRFGAICTLLTFSLIFIDKSYAWLAMVMALHAFFWHAVLPQFEVITLAHLSGQASRYSQVRLWGSIGFIITVVLLGRLFEWLSLDIYPQALVLIMAGIVFASFWVPNAQPVQGPRVAGDGFLRQLRNPGVLAFYACVGLMQVSHGPYYTFLTLHLEHLGYSRGLIGLLWAVGVVAEVLIFLLMSRILARFSVRRVLLASFLLAALRWLLLGSLAEFLWVLLFAQVLHAATFGSFHAAAIHFVQRSFGPRQQGQGQALYAALAGTGGALGALYSGYSWNALGATWTFSIASVAAFAAAVIIATRMQEDRP
- the aroC gene encoding chorismate synthase; its protein translation is MSGNTYGKLFTVTTAGESHGPALVAIVDGCPPGLEISLDDLQRDLDRRKPGTSRHTTQRQEADEVEILSGVFEGRTTGCAIGLLIRNTDQKSKDYSAIKDLFRPAHADYTYHHKYGERDYRGGGRSSARETAMRVAAGAIAKKYLASQGIVIRGYMSQLGPIEIPFKTWDSVEQNAFFCPDADKVPELEAYMDQLRRDQDSVGAKITVVAEGVMPGLGEPIFDRLDAELAHALMSINAVKGVEIGAGFACVAQRGTEHRDELTPQGFLSNNAGGILGGISSGQPIVAHLALKPTSSITTPGRSIDIHGNPVEVITKGRHDPCVGIRATPIAEAMMAIVLMDHLLRHRGQNADVQVGTPVLGQL
- a CDS encoding alpha/beta hydrolase gives rise to the protein MMLKLLALCLTLFTGLAQATVLQRPISLDTGSGELFGSLLLPKSDTPVPVVLIISGSGPTDRDGNNPEGGRNDSLKRLAWVLAKHNIASVRYDKRGVAASLAATPDERNLSVDAYVADAVAWSRKLAADPRLGPLIILGHSEGALIASLAAPQANAAAVISLSGSARPIDQVLRQQLSNRLPPPLMLRSNELLDSLKTGRLDDNVPAQLQVIFRPSVQPYLISLFRQDPARAFAALKMPALIIQGSNDIQVSVDDARQLKAAKPDAELALIEGMNHVMRIVPNDMKRQLASYKDPNLPLAAELGARILRFIDSLAAR
- the prmB gene encoding 50S ribosomal protein L3 N(5)-glutamine methyltransferase, translated to MITSRLRTLRDHIRWAVSRFHGEDLFFGHGTDNAWDEARQLVLGALHLPWEIADSYLDCRLEDEELVHVQRLLRRRIAERIPAAYLLGEAWFCGMSFIVDERVLIPRSPIGELIEKRFEPWLGQEPARILDLCTGSGCIGIACAFEFPEAEVVLADLSFEALEVANQNIERHGVDERVFTVQGDGFEGLPGQRFDLIVSNPPYVDAEDFADMPQEYQHEPELGLACGDDGLNLVRRMLAEAADHLTEKGLLIVEVGNSQVHVEALYPEVDFAWLDFERGGHGVFMLSAEQCRQHQGLFASRV
- a CDS encoding cysteine hydrolase family protein, with product MSVPKTMFQLSGRGYAAANLSQATLIIIDAQKEYLAGPLALSGMDAAVANIKQLLGAARAAGRPIVHVRHLGTHGGLFDPQGERGEFIAGLEPLGDETVIEKLLPSAFHGTELKKRLEDLGPLDLIVCGFMSHSSVSTTVRAAKNLGFRCTLVEDACATRDLPHKGGVLSAEHVHQTEMAIMADNFATLALTRDFT
- a CDS encoding Smr/MutS family protein → MQDDDFSLFKSAIQGVKPIKHDRAETGKPKADRAQIAKLRQAATVRTDATTVDGLSDQFVIDVGPEDELMWARDGVQESQMRKLKVGQIPFEGSLDLHGMTVEKARETLWAFLAEATKFEIRCVRVTHGKAVRLDGKRPMIKSHVNTWLRQHPQVLGFTSCQAKHGGAGAVYVMLKRTMMEGRDE